A genomic window from Colletotrichum destructivum chromosome 7, complete sequence includes:
- a CDS encoding Putative SKP1/BTB/POZ domain superfamily protein produces METFATFMEYVYTQDFTIDDADEKPDYPEISLMGLISRRISHVVMDYADDHFDTKHDTRETIQHSPEYYMSIARLYNFANQYDLSELMDLCTEKVRLSLANTSFDDTDALSIWTLLEFIWPTTNVEDKLREVLLRFVLLNLATAMQSGHSFHVLKNIPEISTALLFMTPSSYWEELSSYN; encoded by the coding sequence ATGGAAACCTTTGCCACGTTCATGGAATACGTTTATACTCAGGACTTTACGATCGACGATGCTGACGAAAAGCCTGATTACCCCGAGATATCGCTCATGGGTCTCATCTCGCGGAGAATATCGCACGTGGTAATGGATTATGCCGATGATCACTTTGACACCAAACACGACACGCGAGAAACCATCCAGCATTCTCCCGAATACTACATGTCGATTGCCCGTCTCTACAACTTTGCGAACCAGTACGATCTTTCAGAGCTCATGGACCTCTGCACCGAGAAAGTTCGACTTAGCCTGGCAAACACTTCATTCGACGACACTGACGCCCTCTCCATTTGGACGCTCTTGGAGTTCATCTGGCCAACAACCAACGTCGAGGACAAGCTCAGAGAGGTACTTCTTCGATTTGTCTTGTTGAACTTGGCAACTGCAATGCAGTCGGGACACTCCTTTCATGTTCTGAAGAATATTCCTGAGATATCAACCGCTCTTTTGTTCATGACCCCGTCTTCATACTGGGAGGAGCTGTCCTCTTACAATTGA
- a CDS encoding Putative BTB/POZ domain-containing protein, with translation MDEIARSRVIKFVVGPEKVEFNVHEASVTWLSRPLSALLTSGMQESVEARVVWDDVEPGTFTKFLEYAYSGSFTVPDEEIQSKKRNFMSLRRKIKTHRLLTENLGPEFIYAIQHFEHCNASSASSANAEATSEANLSTTTAQSTMHSKTYYLAHARLYILAEKYCIPVLRTLCVERVQQSLLDNPRERDLVFTLVDMIRYVWPRTMPNDAFRKLLLRYAITNMRWIMSTRTFIKNLKDLPEVCQELLTMIPMTYWGLL, from the exons ATGGACGA GATCGCGCGATCCCGCGTCATCAAGTTTGTCGTGGGACCCGAGAAAGTCGAATTCAACGTCCACGAAGCGTCCGTCACTTGGCTTTCTCGGCCACTCAGCGCCTTGCTTACGAGTGGCATGCAAGAATCTGTTGAGGCACGGGTGGTTTGGGACGATGTCGAGCCAGGTACTTTTACCAAGTTCTTGGAGTACGCCTACAGTGGCAGCTTCACCGTGCCGGACGAGGAGATTCAGTCGAAAAAAAGAAATTTTATGTCCTTGCGGAGAAAAATCAAGACGCATCGACTACTGACGGAGAATCTTGGACCCGAATTTATCTACGCCATCCAACACTTTGAGCATTGCAACGCATCGTCGGCTAGCTCTGCTAATGCTGAAGCGACATCAGAGGCAAACCTGTCGACAACCACCGCACAGAGCACGATGCACTCAAAAACATACTACTTGGCACATGCTCGCCTCTACATCCTTGCGGAAAAATACTGCATACCCGTACTGAGGACACTCTGCGTTGAGAGAGTGCAGCAAAGCTTGCTTGACAATCCTAGAGAGAGGGATCTGGTATTTACACTGGTTGACATGATTCGCTATGTCTGGCCCCGAACAATGCCTAACGACGCGTTTCGCAAATTGCTGCTCCGTTACGCCATCACTAACATGCGATGGATAATGTCGACAAGGACGTTCATCAAGAATCTGAAGGACCTTCCCGAAGTTTGCCAGGAGTTGCTCACAATGATTCCCATGACCTACTGGGGGTTGCTCTGA
- a CDS encoding Putative BTB/POZ domain-containing protein, whose amino-acid sequence MASTAEGDSPERIRTIEEIFKSRQISFLVGPDKVKFAVHEHAFTRLSEPLRIMLAGGMRETLEASVVWDDIEPSIFTRLMEFAYYEDYSVPHLLEKDSSNPPPGPRARWRGGNDFDESEHNEYLNSRNINSWMMDYEGGDKGGDDGGDRPGKWSYCREHFATLMPLSPEHHWFNDLRGWNRTGYSTAFMLHVKLYVLADRYNFDTLTELCLQRVRASLFAVNLEEEFRETLTEMLKFAYSNTGQFDPLRMMLIRYCIVQMNQLKRHGVLSRLVEEFPNLALELLLEIPQQIWKDAL is encoded by the exons ATGGCGTCGACAGCCGAAGGCGATTCTCCCGAGAGAATTCGAACGATTGAGGA AATTTTCAAGTCGAGACAGATCAGTTTTCTCGTTGGCCCGGACAAAGTCAAGTTCGCCGTCCACGAGCATGCCTTCACGCGCCTGTCGGAGCCCCTCCGGATCATGCTTGCCGGAGGCATGAGAGAAACTCTGGAGGCTAGTGTGGTCTGGGACGATATCGAGCCTTCAATCTTCACCAGACTCATGGAGTTTGCATACTACGAGGATTATTCGGTCCCTCACCTTCTCGAGAAAGACTCCTCGAACCCTCCCCCTGGACCCAGGGCAAGATGGCGTGGCGGCAACGATTTTGACGAATCCGAACACAACGAGTACCTCAACTCCCGCAATATCAACTCGTGGATGATGGATTACGAGGGAGGCGACAAAGGAGGCGATGACGGTGGCGACAGACCCGGCAAATGGAGCTACTGCCGCGAACACTTCGCGACCCTGATGCCGCTTTCTCCTGAGCACCACTGGTTCAATGACCTCCGAGGTTGGAATCGCACTGGATACTCAACTGCCTTCATGCTGCATGTCAAGCTCTACGTTCTTGCTGATCGGTACAACTTCGACACGCTTACGGAATTATGTCTCCAGAGGGTTCGCGCGAGCCTTTTCGCCGTTAACCTCGAAGAGGAGTTTCGCGAGACGCTGACCGAGATGCTCAAGTTCGCCTACTCGAACACGGGACAGTTTGACCCCCTCCGGATGATGCTTATCCGTTACTGTATCGTCCAGATGAACCAGCTGAAGCGCCACGGTGTTCTCAGTCGCCTCGTCGAAGAGTTTCCAAACCTTGCGttggagctgctgctcgagatcCCTCAGCAGATTTGGAAGGATGCGCTTTAG
- a CDS encoding Putative cytidine deaminase yields MLRSIVLLVLGAVTASSAHFVIPNDDQDMSGLTVNSIPASKRVEYMRKANEALFRQSGPCPFAAFGTIIVNHTSDEVVCEGANFRTGDPTIHGEISAINACTARFAEQGMTPSEIYAAWGDLSIYTNAESCPMHNYNVGWGVMTLSSYDVFQQSRQLPGYQTVMIGQILTNETDPLFSWQYNASAPCPNECFRVPSATRGGTTCSNITVSRRDYEAL; encoded by the exons ATGCTTCGTTCGATTGTTCTCCTGGTTCTGGGTGCTGTGACCGCTAGCTCGGCCCACTTTGTGATTCCCAACGATGACCAAGACATGTCCGGTCTCACCGTCAACTCGATCCCTGCTTCGAAGAGGGTCGAGTACATGCGAAAA GCGAACGAGGCCCTATTCAGACAAAGCGGGCC CTGCCCCTTTGCCGCGTTTGGCACCATCATTGTTAACCATACGAGCGACGAAGTCGTCTGCGAAGGCGCAAACTTCAGAACCGGGGATCCGACCA TTCACGGAGAGATATCAGCCATCAACGCATGCACGGCCAGGTTTGCTGAACAGGGCATGACTCCTTC CGAGATCTACGCAGCATGGGGAGACCTCTCCATCTACACGAACGCGGAATCGTGCCCAATG CATAATTACAACGTCGGTTGGGGCGTAATGACTCTTAGTAGT TATGACGTCTTTCAGCAGTCTCGTCAGTTGCCAGGATACCAGACCGTCATGATCGGACAGATCCTGACAAACGAGACGGATCCCTTGTTCTCGTGGCAGTATAACGCAAGTGCCCCGTGTCCTAACGAGTGCTTCCGGGTTCCCAGCGCGACCAGGGGCGGGACCACATGCTCCAACATCACTGTCTCCAGGAGGGACTACGAGGCCCTGTGA
- a CDS encoding Putative ATPase, AAA-type, core, P-loop containing nucleoside triphosphate hydrolase yields MASNDSGPVMEPFKPPDLGSGKEALLCPPASAADDSPSNERLGQEHCDTLFEQSRPSPSANGSSIDAELHALKAKIQELEDRSTFNPFPHSSPKQASETQDHVAAMEQYRRMEKCLYTHRKEWEKRNGNYDPMMIIGFSKDLPFNGPWAADWDIVPHHPYNRPNPFDPSHRCHGEEDGSAPKDEFDYTIDFGNRRDRLRKTFEWEMDRLYLAEEMDRRRRQKVELQTNATEQAERHNSDPHDSGSEQSVCMTVDVAWDEFQRLGRSRKKKGCYLHILTGDPTVRDNEGFERAWAGPLERRARKTGHQTLAISKKSQFPERIRIYSDVVFTILDKILRSTESHVDLAKDPVPTVFTRPFKALVYCEEGLESWCRALEGEAKGSSNDAEEHAPPLSSVLSPETDDFEGTLGDDTKTSLLKGQPAAKGDNPLIPSDQSINLGLPATKSRDHVEGYAITDNQAEQTTGNNGGADDSGDDNSDSESEALDAVLQSPRAPRELAFFLKTLRSQVLHRREYLKGDDCGKVFFSDLWHLFLPGTDIVQSNRKQVYRVVHVTSTKHRMMSALERWGGHPDYHIVDGDENKKIPRPDFRITCVYIDFDGRVFGPVAKIFDIKSFDGQREITSFDVFPLRLLPMLRDGLDDAERDPLSNLPPATRIRQKLIDRGKRFLEAITKKHMYYAGPTLDTREDFEGQVVVDFEAALPIGIPARPSAERPLIRSVLNLILEDYAEERPCQASCCYVDEVYDDTAIDLRLGMEYINSLLPKPGDQNPASVSILPQTLEALQKDADPDKCLLSDNDLLILSYRVFGFLLRNRRFAQLDLDFLSEIQMRSLDSAHGSEQYASNARESNSTGSAAAFDRLVLEKGHRSMIESLIAQHFRDKDSKKDPDDQRDAVRGKEGAAELFGKPLFQITCGTTAKEVEHALEKNFALANRWDCILLLDEADVFLAERTREDFKRNGLVAVFLRVLEYYTGILFLTTNRVGDFDEAFTSRIHMSLYYPDLSQDKTLQIFEINLKMIAERFARKERKIVIDQMAIGAFASQHFIDKPDARWNGRQIRNACQTALALAEFEAQGNSHRKILKPDAVVQLTVEHFKTVRNAYLEFTDYMKLVYGTSAARKAGEGKVRAILVDENNNFVGSVGGAGRLDRKAAYAQQSKTPLYADEHQPQENAQFQQHQAYHTGGCRQPGHYQTPHHGYHQSQVYPRPESFGAPSQPQSTQYPSTPPGQTSRGIPFPTHMQESQVPGDIGRSQRPLSSDNSFRESQGQFDIQQGRYVPQQQPNPQWPSRSVQDAYDLSGGPRQGLPSHLTPSRGSGTSETYGPGPEQLQERPPGV; encoded by the exons ATGGCATCGAATGACTCTGGTCCAGTAATGGAGCCATTCAAGCCTCCTGATTTGGGCTCGGGGAAGGAGGCCTTGTTGTGTCCTCCAGCATCTGCCGCAGACGATTCGCCGAGCAACGAGCGTCTTGGTCAGGAACACTGCGATACGCTATTTGAACAAAGCCGCCCGTCCCCTTCCGCGAACGGTTCGAGCATAGATGCAGAGCTTCATGCGTTGAAGGCAAAGATACAGGAACTCGAAGACCGAAGCACGTtcaaccccttcccccatTCAAGCCCGAAACAAGCATCAGAGACCCAAGACCATGTTGCCGCTATGGAGCAGTATCGACGGATGGAGAAATGCCTGTACACTCACAGAAAAGAGTGGGAGAAAAGGAACGGAAACTATGATCCTATGATGATTATAGGATTCTCCAAAGACTTACCATTTAATGGACCATGGGCCGCCGATTGGGATATTGTCCCGCACCACCCTTACAATCGTCCCAACCCCTTCGATCCTTCCCACCGATGccatggcgaagaagatgggtCCGCTCCCAAGGATGAGTTCGACTACACGATTGATTTTGGGAATCGACGTGACCGCTTGCGCAAGACTTTCGAGTGGGAGATGGACCGTCTGTATTTGGCAGAAGAGATGGACAGACGTAGACGGCAAAAAGTCGAACTTCAGACCAATGCAACGGAACAGGCTGAAAGACACAACAGTGATCCTCATGATTCGGGCTCTGAACAATCGGTATGTATGACTGTGGATGTTGCCTGGGACGAGTTTCAAAGACTGGGTCGGTcccgcaagaagaaggggtgCTATCTTCACATTCTCACCGGTGATCCCACGGTTCGGGACAACGAGGGGTTCGAACGGGCCTGGGCCGGCCCACTGGAACGTCGTGCGCGGAAGACAGGCCACCAGACACTGGCTATTTCCAAAAAGTCGCAATTTCCTGAACGAATTCGAATCTATTCCGATGTCGTGTTCACTATTCTCGACAAGATTCTTCGATCCACAGAGTCGCATGTGGATTTAGCAAAAGATCCCGTACCGACAGTCTTCACTCGCCCTTTCAAGGCACTTGTTTACTGCGAGGAAGGCCTAGAAAGTTGGTGCAGAGCTTTGGAGGGCGAGGCAAAGGGGTCTTCAAATGACGCAGAAGAACATGCACCACCTCTCAGCTCTGTTTTGAGCCCGGAAACGGACGATTTTGAAGGGACCTTGGGAGACGACACCAAAACGAGCTTGCTGAAAGGCCAGCCAGCAGCCAAGGGTGATAATCCTCTAATTCCAAGCGACCAAAGCATCAATCTGGGCTTGCCTGCAACCAAGAGTAGAGATCATGTCGAGGGTTATGCCATTACCGATAATCAGGCCGAACAAACGACTGGCAACAACGGCGGTGCcgacgacagcggcgacgacaacagcgATTCTGAATCAGAAGCCCTCGATGCTGTTTTGCAGTCCCCAAGAGCCCCAAGAGAACTCGCCTTTTTCCTCAAGACTTTGCGGTCTCAAGTTCTGCATAGACGAGAATACCTGAAAGGAGATGACTGCGGCAAAGTCTTTTTCTCCGACTTGTGGCATCTGTTCTTGCCAGGTACTGACATCGTCCAAAGCAATAGAAAACAAGTTTACCGTGTTGTCCATGTCACAAGTACAAAACATCGTATGATGTCGGCTCTCGAAAGATGGGGCGGTCACCCAGATTACCACAtcgtcgatggtgatgagAACAAGAAAATACCAAGACCCGATTTCCGCATCACATGCGTCTACATCGACTTTGATGGCAGGGTGTTCGGGCCGGTGGCGAAAATATTCGACATCAAATCATTCGATGGACAACGAGAGATTACCTCCTTCGACGTCTTCCCATTACGACTGTTGCCCATGCTTAGAGACGGGCTTGACGATGCTGAGCGGGACCCGCTGTCCAACCTTCCACCAGCCACTCGCATCAGACAAAAGCTTATCGATCGGGGCAAAAGGTTCCTTGAAGCCATCACGAAGAAGCACATGTATTACGCAGGCCCGACTTTGGACACTCGCGAAGACTTCGAGGGCCAGGTTGTTGTGGATTTCGAGGCTGCCCTTCCCATCGGAATTCCGGCACGGCCCTCTGCTGAACGACCGCTTATCAGATCCGTGCTCAATCTTATTCTGGAAGACTATGCTGAAGAAAGACCTTGTCAAGCCAGTTGCTGTTATGTGGACGAGGTTTACGATGATACGGCGATTGATCTGAGACTAGGCATGGAGTACATCAACAGCCTGTTACCAAAACCGGGTGATCAAAATCCTGCATCAGTCTCAATCCTACCGCAGACACTAGAAGCGCTCCAGAAAGACGCAGATCCAGACAAGTGTCTCCTTTCGGATAACGATCTGCTCATCCTGTCCTACAGAGTTTTTGGGTTTCTACTCCGCAATCGACGATTTG CTCAACTGGATCTTGATTTTCTTTCCGAAATTCAAATGCGAAGTTTGGACTCGGCCCATGGCAGTGAGCAATACGCAAGCAACGCGCGAGAAAGCAACTCCACGGGATCTGCCGCAGCCTTCGACCGTCTTGTTTTGGAAAAAGGGCACAGATCAATGATCGAATCGCTGATTGCCCAGCATTTCCGGGACAAAGACTCTAAGAAGGATCCAGATGATCAGCGTGATGCTGTACGAGGAAAAG AGGGAGCAGCAGAGCTTTTCGGTAAGCCGCTGTTCCAAATCACTTGTG GCACGACAGCGAAAGAAGTCGAACATGCTCTGGAGAAAAACTTCGCTCTCGCAAATCGGTGGGATTGTATCCTGTTGCTCGATGAGGCCGATGTCTTTCTTGCTGAGAGGACCAGAGAAGATTTCAAGAGAAACGGGCTTGTGGCAG TATTCCTCCGGGTGCTCGAATACTACACCGGGATTCTCTTCCTGACGACCAATCGTGTCGGCGATTTTGACGAGGCATTCACGTCCCGTATCCACATGAGCCTATACTATCCCGACCTCAGCCAGGACAAAACCCTGCAGATCTTCGAGATCAACCTGAAGATGATTGCCGAGCGCTTCGCGcgcaaggagaggaagatcGTAATCGACCAAATGGCCATTGGCGCCTTCGCCTCTCAGCACTTCATCGACAAGCCCGACGCGCGTTGGAACGGCAGACAGATCCGCAACGCCTGCCAAACGGCATTGGCGctcgccgagttcgaggccCAGGGCAACAGCCACAGGAAGATTCTCAAGCCGGACGCCGTTGTCCAACTCACTGTCGAGCACTTCAAGACTGTGCGCAACGCGTATCTCGAGTTCACCGACTACATGAAACTGGTCTACGGCACCAGCGCGGCTAGAAAGGCCGGAGAGGGCAAGGTCCGCGCCATCCTGGTTGACGAGAACAACAATTTTGTCGGGAGCGTCGGCGGAGCCGGCCGTCTTGACAGAAAGGCCGCTTACGCACAGCAATCCAAGACCCCTCTCTATGCCGACGAGCACCAGCCGCAGGAGAACGCCCAATTCCAACAACACCAGGCATACCATACAGGGGGCTGCCGTCAGCCCGGGCACTACCAAACGCCGCACCACGGCTATCATCAGTCACAGGTCTACCCAAGGCCCGAGTCGTTCGGCGCCCCTTCGCAACCGCAATCAACCCAATACCCAAGCACCCCTCCAGGTCAGACCTCTCGCGGCATTCCGTTTCCAACTCATATGCAAGAATCCCAGGTTCCTGGTGATATTGGTCGAAGTCAGCGTCCTCTGAGCTCCGACAATTCTTTCAGAGAATCACAAGGACAGTTTGACATCCAACAGGGCCGGTATGTTCCGCAGCAGCAACCCAATCCTCAATGGCCCAGTAGAAGTGTCCAAGATGCGTATGATCTGTCAGGTGGACCACGCCAGGGACTGCCAAGCCATTTGACACCGTCAAGAGGATCTGGGACATCGGAGACGTATGGGCCGGGGCCcgagcagctgcaggaaCGTCCGCCTGGTGTTTAG
- a CDS encoding Putative alpha/beta hydrolase-3, producing MAEDQNNTTDDAYRVQELPLLSKVRHGATAFAIQNLLVKPALFVRDVKARIVPPENRPEIVKTYECRPHLPVRIFFPKCHDKTSKDQLPVLFTIHGGGFVVGTPNDTDDWNQTYASVHHSIVIGLNYGKAPANPFPKPIYDCEALFLAALNDESLPLDRTRVALLGWSAGGNLTLAIAQLESVRKHLTCIVPLYPAIDLSITGEIKAQSRRYKPELGGFRAKEADFLLGMAPTFDWAYKTLGENCRNPLMSPCYATKDALPKRVFVIGCELDMLAHEGQRLIHRLADRPPPPAVVGKEETVGKGELIFDDERFHFEVSNADGSLYRWLLVPDTVHGFDQHLSGMVRDPVLIEDAEIKTQKTIKIIGEWVLQAPPVIAT from the exons ATGGCCGAAGATCAGAATAACACCACGGACGATGCGTACCGCGTCCAAGAGCTGCCGCTCCTGTCAAAGGTCAGGCACGGCGCCACGGCTTTTGCGATCCAAAATCTCTTGGTCAAGCCCGCGCTCTTCGTCCGCGATGTCAAAGCACGCATCGTCCCGCCCGAGAACCGGCCAGAGATCGTGAAGACTTACGAGTGCCGACCGCATCTCCCAGTCAG GATCTTCTTTCCTAAATGCCATGACAAAACGTCCAAAGACCAGCTGCCAGTCCTTTTCACCATCCATGGCGGCGGGTTTGTGGTCGGAACCCCCAATGACACTGACGACTGGAATCAGACGTACGCGTCTGTTCATCACTCCATTGTCATTGGACTCAACTACGGCAAAGCTCCTGCCAACCCGTTCCCCAAGCCGATCTACGACTGCGAAGCACTGTTCCTCGCCGCTTTGAACGACGAGTCTCTCCCCTTGGACCGGACTAGGGTTGCTCTCCTTGGATGGTCCGCGGGGGGCAACTTGACACTTGCAATCGCACAGCTTGAGAGTGTCAGGAAGCACTTGACCTGCATCGTCCCGTTGTATCCTGCGATCGACCTCTCCATTACAGGAGAAATAAAGGCTCAGTCGCGGCGGTACAAGCCCGAACTAGGTGGCTTCCGCGCAAAGGAAGCCGATTTCCTGCTCGGTATGGCCCCGACGTTTGACTGGGCTTACAAGACCCTCGGAGAGAACTGCCGCAATCCTCTCATGAGCCCGTGTTACGCCACAAAAGATGCGCTGCCGAAGCGtgtcttcgtcatcggctGCGAGCTGGACATGCTCGCTCACGAGGGCCAGAGGCTCATTCATCGGCTGGCGGATCGtccaccgccgcctgctGTGGTCGGGAAAGAGGAAACTgtggggaagggggagcTCATTTTTGACGACGAGAGGTTCCATTTCGAGGTGTCGAACGCCGATGGGAGTCTCTACAGGTGGCTTCTGGTACCCGACACCGTCCACGGATTTGACCAGCACCTGTCTGGGATGGTTCGCGATCCCGTGCTCATCGAAGATGCCGAGATCAAGACGCAGAAGACCATTAAAATCATCGGGGAATGGGTTCTTCAAGCACCTCCCGTCATCGCAACCTGA
- a CDS encoding Putative alpha/beta hydrolase-1 produces MKESSVLRLVLGFAVFVISVAAVKIPQPVGPVHQDMQGPIAWTACPSDIRPFRGNNNSLALQCTNFSVPLNHNDLGGPQVQLGIVKLPAQGKRIGNLFVNPGGPGGAASSMLVGVASKRLYISDAVRQNFDIIGMDPRGVGLSTPQRCDTNLANQPSEFDATTPEGFQKLVDYNKAVGESCRALTGPLFDNMDTISVAKDMEAVRVAIGNEPMNYFGVSYGTQLGAQFAALFPGTIRAMALDGMLQHTGSYASNIMTQATSLDATIQEFFRFCEANEKNCGEDGRNIRQTWNKALEVAAAGNLKAAECDGTIKTRCLPVATPNNIIGAARSTLQFSSERGSFAESLKGAAAGNGSSFTSRLLSGDVFSDSRSLSITTVQCQDGHFLAAKDHIEVQRIAEMTRTFTGTPGMAEFWRRVIDCTGYPVNITNPRTALSIKNTQNPVLLVHSRFDPATSFVYAAGMAEEFQDATLVLRDGSGHTSYLLEGDASRLVDDYLINLKIPPRGTVVQS; encoded by the exons ATGAAAGAGTCATCAGTCCTCCGCTTGGTCCTGGGCTTTGCGGTCTTCGTCATCTCCGTGGCGGCCGTCAAGATTCCTCAGCCCGTTGGACCGGTTCATCAAGATATGCAGGGACCCATAGCATGGACTGCTTGCCCCAGCGACATTCGACCGTTCAGAGGCAACAACAACTCCTTGGCTCTCCAGTGCACGAACTTCTCGGTTCCACTGAACCACAATGACCTCGGTGGCCCTCAAGTCCAACTAGGAATTGTGAAGCTGCCAGCTCAAGGCAAGCGCATCGGCAACCTTTTTGTGAATCCCGGCGGACCAGGGGGGGCAGCGTCGAGCATGCTTGTCGGAGTAGCCTCTAAGCGGCTTTACATCAGCGATGCAGTCCGTCAAAACTTCGATATCATCGGCATGGACCCTCGGGGTGTTGGCTTGAGCACACCGCAGAGATGCGACACGAACCTGGCCAACCAGCCGAGTGAGTTCGATGCGACCACGCCCGAAGGGTTTCAGAAGCTGGTTGACTACAACAAGGCTGTCGGCGAGTCTTGTCGAGCGTTGACGGGTCCCCTTTTCGATAACATGGACACCATCTCTGTAGCCAAAGACATGGAGGCTGTGCGCGTTG CGATTGGAAACGAGCCAATGAACTACTTCGGGGTGTCATATGGAACTCAACTGGGTGCCCAATTCGCTGCGTTATTCCCGGGCACGATACGTGCCATGGCGCTTGACGGGATGCTGCAGCACACCGGATCGTATGCGTCAAACATCATGACGCAGGCAACTTCGCTGGACGCGACCATACAGGAGTTCTTCCGGTTCTGCGAGGCCAACGAGAAGAACTGCGGAGAAGATGGTCGGAATATCAGGCAAACCTGGAACAAGGCCCTCGAAGTTGCCGCCGCGGGAAacctcaaggccgccgagtgTGACGGGACAATCAAGACCCGGTGCCTCCCGGTAGCCACCCCAAACaacatcatcggcgccgccagaTCCACTTTGCAGTTCTCGAGTGAGCGCGGGAGTTTTGCGGAATCCCTTAAAGGTGCGGCTGCCGGCAACGGGTCTTCCTTCACCTCTCGTCTGCTATCCGGAGACGTCTTTTCAGACTCCCGATCGTTGTCGATCACGACCGTGCAGTGTCAAGACGGGCACTTCCTCGCCGCGAAAGACCATATCGAGGTGCAGCGGATAGCCGAGATGACTCGGACCTTCACGGGCACGCCGGGCATGGCGGAGTTTTGGCGCAGAGTCATCGACTGCACCGGCTACCCGgtcaacatcaccaacccGCGAACGGCTCTGAGTATCAAGAACACGCAGAATCCGGTGCTGCTGGTCCACTCAAGGTTTGACCCCGCGACTAGCTTCGTATATGCGGCTGGTATGGCAGAGGAGTTTCAGGACGCAACGCTGGTTCTCAGAGACGGGTCGGGTCACACGAGCTATCTCTTGGAGGGCGACGCGTCGCGCCTGGTGGATGATTACTTGATCAACTTGAAGATCCCGCCACGGGGAACGGTGGTTCAGAGCTAA
- a CDS encoding Putative ThuA-like domain, class I glutamine amidotransferase produces the protein MFRTTLVAVAIAASQVTLAASASTPSLLIFSKTEGYRHTRQVHYSTIPHGIRLLSSIADEKGWPVAATEDSTIFTNGSLSDYTTLVFLSTTGNFLSADEADALDAFLLEGGSWLGIHAAGDFGDNMPSWYNTLVGGQFRSHPCVDDTVCSDAQLARYPPGGNIRPDIITIQNRDHPSTADLPESHSRTDEWYAYKTNPVHDPYYTVLASLEETYIDELTPPEPEHMAPLHPISWYSIYKDVARAFYTGMGHTNESYYEEYFIKHVTGGLEWVTGV, from the exons ATGTTCCGCACCACACTTGTCGCTGTGGCCATCGCTGCCAGCCAAGTAACCCTAGCCGCTTCGGCTTCTACGCCTAGCCTCCTGATCTTTTCCAAAACAGAAGGATACCGTCATACGAGGCAAGTCCACTACTCCAC CATCCCTCATGGCATCCGTCTCCTCAGTTCCATTGCCGACGAAAAGGGGTGGCCGGTCGCGGCCACGGAAGATTCCACAATCTTCACCAACGGGAGCCTGAGTGACTACACGACCCTAGTCTTCCTCTCGACGACTGGCAACTTTCTCTCCGCCGACGAAGCGGACGCCCTGGATGCTTTCCTACTCGAAGGAGGTTCTTGGCTTGGTATTCATGCGG CTGGCGACTTCGGGGACAACATGCCCTCATGGTACAACACACTCGTTGGTGGCCAG TTCCGCTCCCATCCATGCGTGGACGACACCGTTTGCAGCGATGCTCAGCTTGCGAGATATCCCCCTG GAGGAAACATTCGACCCGACATCATCACGATCCAGAATCGTGACCACCCGTCCACGGCCGACCTCCCCGAGAGCCACAGCCGCACCGACGAGTGGTATGCGTACAAGACCAACCCCGTCCATGACCCGTACTACACGGTCCTGGCCTCGCTCGAGGAGACCTACATCGATGAGCTCACCCCTCCGGAGCCCGAGCACATGGCCCCACTGCATCCGATCTCGTGGTACTCCATCTACAAGGACGTGGCCAGGGCGTTCTACACGGGCATGGGGCACACTAATGAGTCTTACTACGAAGAATACTTCATAAAGCATGTCACCGGAGGGTTGGAGTGGGTGACAGGTGTTTAA